The following proteins are co-located in the Gloeocapsa sp. PCC 7428 genome:
- a CDS encoding NAD(P)-dependent oxidoreductase, which translates to MSDRIHESENLPGRVVVTSSGNLAQRIAHHFSPKTVITLPHDRVVLDAPDTFVLVPGIQPVDAALMDRLPQLRLVQRSGVGVENVDIAAATQRGIYVANVPSPGTGNAESVAELAILHMLALARNYRASELDWNQPEGQSLWKKTVGIYGLGGIGQAIARRLRAFEVQLLGIKRQLDPQLADTLGLEWLGTPIERSHLLQHSDFVIIAASADNVTQPFGWEDFQQMKSTAYLINVTRGAWIDENALVKALQNKVIAGAGLDVFQQEPLAPDSPLLQANLNLTLTPHLGGHTDTAATGIANAVVANILRVAQGQPPKHLICR; encoded by the coding sequence ATGAGCGATCGCATACACGAGTCTGAAAATCTTCCTGGGCGTGTCGTTGTGACGTCCTCCGGTAACTTAGCACAGCGAATCGCTCATCATTTTTCTCCTAAAACTGTCATTACTTTACCGCACGATCGCGTTGTTCTCGATGCACCGGATACGTTTGTTTTAGTTCCAGGTATTCAACCTGTCGATGCTGCGCTGATGGATCGCTTACCGCAGTTGCGTCTTGTTCAGCGATCGGGGGTTGGTGTCGAAAACGTTGATATTGCTGCGGCGACACAGCGCGGGATTTATGTTGCAAATGTTCCTTCACCTGGTACGGGTAATGCTGAATCAGTTGCGGAACTTGCAATCTTACATATGCTAGCTTTAGCGCGCAACTATCGCGCTAGTGAACTTGACTGGAATCAACCTGAAGGACAAAGTTTGTGGAAAAAAACGGTTGGTATCTACGGTTTAGGTGGTATCGGACAAGCAATCGCACGCAGATTACGAGCTTTTGAGGTTCAATTATTAGGAATTAAGCGACAACTCGATCCACAATTAGCGGATACGCTTGGTTTGGAGTGGTTGGGAACTCCAATAGAGCGATCGCATTTACTACAACACTCTGATTTTGTGATTATTGCGGCTTCAGCGGATAATGTGACGCAGCCTTTTGGTTGGGAAGACTTTCAACAAATGAAATCTACTGCGTATTTAATTAACGTGACTCGCGGTGCGTGGATAGATGAAAATGCTTTGGTAAAAGCCTTGCAAAATAAAGTCATTGCAGGTGCGGGACTTGATGTATTTCAACAAGAACCATTAGCACCCGATTCCCCACTATTGCAAGCAAACTTGAATTTAACACTGACGCCGCATTTAGGCGGACACACCGATACTGCTGCAACGGGAATTGCTAACGCTGTCGTAGCAAACATTCTACGCGTAGCGCAAGGTCAACCACCAAAACACTTGATCTGTAGATAA
- a CDS encoding DUF262 domain-containing protein → MARINLLDTRTTSFGDLISNGKIYRVPPFQRDYSWSEENWEDLWQDILALHTNPDSSHYMGAIVLQSSSTSDKEFTIIDGQQRLATLSIIAIAVIQKIQNLVDREEEAEANTERQEILRRTYLSDRDPRSLRYSSKLLLNENNNDFYQSNLINLRTPRNIRSLSKSNQLLWRAFQYFSDCLEKLQEVIHSGEKLAIFLTDNVAQRLLFIQINVEDELNAYIVFETLNARGIELSATDLLKNYLFSLFRGPDDLQEAQRQWRRIINTVQMENFPDFLRYYLSLRETRVRRERLFKVIRESVKNAQQAFDLLDQLENYSSLFIALGNSNDEFWRDTPENRSYIRELELFKVRQAYPTLFAAHEKFTPENFTRLLKLVCVLSFRYTIVSSLNPNELETLYNKVAIAITSGELTSPRQVFDNLRSVYVSDEKFSQDFSLLSISTKGQKKKLVRYILCKLEADASHIDVNEDSFSIEHILPESPTDDWRQTFTDAQIEELVYRIGNLTPLEPHLNRQVGNAVYSIKQATYQRSVYVLTQSIVAEEWTPDTLTRRQADLAKRAVHIWRADFSS, encoded by the coding sequence ATGGCTCGGATTAATCTATTAGATACTCGCACCACAAGTTTTGGTGATTTAATCAGCAATGGCAAGATCTACCGAGTACCACCTTTCCAGCGTGATTATTCTTGGAGCGAAGAAAATTGGGAGGACCTTTGGCAAGATATTTTAGCACTTCATACTAATCCTGACTCTAGTCACTACATGGGAGCAATAGTTCTGCAAAGCTCCAGCACTTCAGATAAAGAGTTTACAATCATCGATGGGCAACAACGATTAGCTACTCTCAGTATTATTGCCATTGCTGTTATTCAGAAGATTCAAAACCTTGTAGATCGAGAAGAGGAGGCTGAAGCTAACACAGAGCGACAAGAAATTTTAAGGCGCACCTACCTCAGTGACAGAGATCCACGTTCTCTTCGCTACTCAAGTAAGCTGCTTTTGAATGAAAATAACAATGACTTCTATCAAAGTAATCTGATTAATCTCAGAACGCCACGAAATATCCGCTCTCTTTCAAAATCTAACCAACTTCTCTGGCGAGCTTTTCAATACTTCTCTGATTGCTTAGAGAAACTGCAAGAAGTTATTCATAGTGGAGAAAAACTAGCGATATTTTTAACAGATAATGTTGCCCAAAGGTTACTTTTTATTCAGATAAATGTCGAAGATGAATTGAATGCATACATAGTTTTTGAAACATTAAATGCTAGAGGTATCGAATTAAGTGCAACAGATTTACTGAAGAACTATTTATTTTCCCTTTTCCGTGGACCAGATGATCTCCAGGAAGCACAGCGACAATGGAGAAGAATTATCAATACAGTTCAAATGGAAAACTTTCCTGATTTTTTGCGTTATTACCTCAGTCTCAGAGAAACCAGAGTAAGACGCGAACGATTGTTTAAAGTTATTCGTGAATCTGTGAAGAATGCCCAACAAGCATTCGACTTACTCGATCAACTAGAAAATTATAGTAGCCTTTTTATTGCTCTTGGTAACTCTAATGATGAATTCTGGCGGGATACTCCAGAAAATCGTTCCTATATCCGCGAACTTGAGTTATTTAAAGTAAGGCAAGCCTATCCAACGCTATTTGCTGCACACGAGAAGTTTACTCCCGAAAACTTCACTCGCTTACTAAAACTTGTTTGTGTACTTTCCTTTCGTTACACCATAGTTAGTAGTCTCAATCCTAATGAATTAGAAACACTTTACAACAAAGTGGCAATTGCAATTACAAGTGGTGAACTAACTAGTCCAAGGCAAGTGTTTGATAATCTGCGCTCAGTTTACGTTTCAGATGAAAAATTCTCACAAGACTTTTCTCTGCTCTCAATATCTACAAAAGGACAAAAAAAGAAGTTAGTACGATACATTCTTTGCAAACTTGAAGCAGATGCATCACATATAGATGTCAACGAAGATAGTTTTTCTATTGAGCATATCTTACCCGAATCACCAACTGATGATTGGCGGCAAACTTTCACTGATGCCCAAATAGAGGAGTTGGTTTACCGCATTGGAAACCTGACACCTTTAGAGCCTCATCTGAATCGTCAGGTAGGAAACGCAGTTTATTCTATCAAGCAGGCAACTTATCAGAGGAGTGTTTATGTCCTAACGCAGAGTATTGTAGCTGAAGAATGGACACCGGACACGCTAACTAGGCGTCAGGCAGATTTGGCAAAACGTGCTGTTCATATTTGGAGAGCAGATTTTTCTTCATAA
- a CDS encoding glutathione S-transferase family protein: protein MIDLYTFTTPNGRKASIMLEEVQLPYNVHVIDITKDDQFTPEYIAINPNSKIPAIIDQDTGITVFESGAILIYLAEKTGKLLPTDQKQRFQVLEWLMLQMGSVGPMFGQLNHFKKFAPKEIPYAIQRYEKETLRLYGVLDQQLANNEFLCGDYSIADIATYPWVAIYEFQGLTLDNHPYLKRWVETMQQRPAVQRGMSVP from the coding sequence ATGATTGACCTCTACACCTTCACGACCCCAAACGGACGCAAGGCTTCGATTATGTTGGAGGAAGTTCAACTTCCCTACAACGTCCATGTGATTGACATTACGAAGGACGATCAATTTACACCAGAGTACATTGCAATTAATCCAAATAGCAAAATTCCAGCAATTATTGACCAAGACACAGGAATAACAGTTTTTGAATCAGGAGCAATTTTAATTTATTTAGCAGAAAAAACTGGAAAACTACTACCCACAGATCAAAAACAACGCTTTCAAGTTTTGGAATGGTTAATGCTGCAAATGGGTAGTGTTGGACCCATGTTTGGTCAACTCAATCATTTTAAAAAATTTGCCCCTAAAGAAATTCCTTATGCAATTCAACGCTACGAAAAAGAAACTTTACGACTTTACGGCGTACTCGATCAACAACTTGCCAACAACGAATTTCTTTGCGGTGATTACTCAATTGCAGACATTGCAACCTATCCTTGGGTAGCCATTTATGAATTTCAAGGCTTAACGCTAGACAATCATCCCTATCTCAAACGTTGGGTAGAAACCATGCAACAACGCCCAGCAGTACAGCGTGGGATGTCAGTACCTTAA
- the selD gene encoding selenide, water dikinase SelD, with protein MQASHPIVKDLVLIGGGHSHAIALRMFGMKPLLGVRITLITEASDTPYSGMLPGHVAGFYSREECHIDLRRLAQFAQAQLYIDQAIGLDLENKQVICAQRPPVAFDIVSLDIGSTPATISVPGATEYAIAAKPISQLLAQWDQFVENVKQNPQQPIRIGVVGGGAGGVELTLSLQSHLQRILAQHSSHLEIHLFHRDTELMPSYNRWVRYRLQHILQQRKVQLHLQETVSEVQLHKVICESGLKVECDRIFWVTQASAPKWLRESGLATDADGFVQVNDNLQSISHPNVFAAGDVATMVDHPRPKAGVFAVRQGKPLFENLQRSLLEKPLKPYKPQKQYLSLIGTGNSKAIAARGSFGFGPSQLLWRWKDWIDRRFMERFSNLPEMKQGDRNQNNSLLISSPNPSPLTPRPSTLMRCAGCGSKVGSTVLARVLQRIEQPLVNHQDILIGLDAPDDAAVVQVPANLAMVHTIDYFRALINDPYLFGQISANHCLSDIFAMGAVPQSALAIATLPYALETKVAETLFQLLSGAVKVLAEANTPLVGGHTTEGAELAFGLSCNGLVHPDKLLRKSGMQPSQVIILTKALGTGTLFAAQMRQKAKGKWIDSAIASMLLSNAAAATCFLEHGATACTDITGFGLLGHLIEMVQASGVAVELQLSAIPVLDGAIATTQQGIFSSLHSENLRVSRYISHLNQVETHPCYPLLFDPQTSGGLLATLPHHKANDCLAALQKLGYCDCRIIGEVKQKSLAIETAATQTKPIFIHF; from the coding sequence ATGCAAGCATCGCATCCGATTGTCAAAGACTTGGTGTTGATTGGTGGCGGACACAGCCATGCGATCGCCCTAAGAATGTTTGGGATGAAACCACTTTTAGGAGTCCGTATCACACTGATTACCGAAGCATCGGATACGCCTTATTCTGGAATGTTACCTGGTCATGTTGCCGGTTTCTACTCGCGCGAAGAATGTCATATTGATTTGCGTCGCTTAGCGCAATTTGCCCAAGCACAGCTATATATTGACCAAGCAATCGGTTTAGACTTAGAAAACAAGCAGGTGATTTGCGCGCAGCGTCCACCTGTAGCGTTTGATATCGTCTCGCTCGATATTGGTAGTACTCCAGCAACGATATCTGTCCCTGGTGCTACTGAGTATGCGATCGCCGCAAAACCAATTTCGCAACTACTCGCGCAGTGGGATCAGTTTGTTGAAAATGTCAAGCAAAATCCTCAGCAGCCAATTCGTATCGGTGTTGTTGGTGGGGGTGCAGGTGGTGTCGAGTTAACACTTTCACTGCAAAGTCACTTACAGCGAATTTTGGCGCAGCATTCTTCTCACTTAGAAATTCACTTATTTCACCGCGATACGGAACTCATGCCGAGTTATAACAGATGGGTACGATATCGCTTGCAACATATTTTGCAACAGCGGAAAGTTCAATTACACTTACAAGAAACTGTTTCAGAAGTTCAACTGCATAAAGTTATTTGCGAGTCAGGATTAAAAGTCGAGTGCGATCGCATATTCTGGGTAACGCAAGCATCCGCCCCGAAATGGTTGCGCGAATCGGGTCTAGCAACCGATGCTGATGGATTTGTGCAAGTCAATGACAACTTACAGTCAATTTCGCATCCTAATGTTTTCGCTGCGGGTGATGTTGCCACAATGGTTGATCATCCTCGCCCAAAAGCAGGAGTATTTGCAGTCCGTCAAGGAAAACCCCTTTTTGAGAACTTGCAGCGCAGTTTATTAGAGAAACCGTTAAAACCATACAAGCCACAGAAACAATATTTAAGTTTAATCGGGACAGGTAATAGCAAAGCGATCGCCGCCCGTGGTTCTTTTGGTTTTGGTCCTTCTCAACTACTATGGCGCTGGAAAGACTGGATTGATCGCCGCTTTATGGAAAGATTCAGTAATTTACCAGAGATGAAACAAGGAGACAGGAATCAAAACAACTCACTACTTATTTCTTCCCCTAACCCCTCACCCCTAACTCCTCGCCCCTCTACTTTAATGCGCTGCGCTGGTTGTGGTTCTAAAGTAGGAAGTACGGTTTTAGCGCGTGTATTGCAACGAATCGAACAACCGTTAGTGAACCACCAAGATATTTTAATTGGTTTAGATGCGCCGGATGATGCTGCGGTGGTGCAAGTCCCCGCAAACTTGGCAATGGTGCATACAATCGACTATTTTCGCGCTTTGATTAACGATCCATACTTGTTTGGGCAGATTAGTGCAAATCACTGCTTGAGTGATATTTTTGCAATGGGAGCAGTACCGCAAAGTGCATTGGCGATCGCTACATTACCCTATGCATTAGAAACAAAAGTCGCAGAAACGCTGTTTCAACTCTTATCAGGTGCAGTCAAAGTTTTAGCCGAAGCAAATACACCGCTTGTCGGCGGACACACTACCGAAGGTGCAGAACTCGCGTTTGGTCTATCGTGTAACGGTTTGGTTCATCCTGATAAATTATTACGTAAAAGTGGGATGCAACCAAGTCAAGTTATCATTCTTACTAAAGCACTAGGAACCGGAACGTTATTCGCTGCACAAATGCGCCAAAAAGCGAAAGGTAAATGGATTGATAGCGCGATCGCATCAATGTTACTCTCTAATGCTGCTGCTGCAACTTGTTTTCTAGAACACGGAGCAACGGCTTGTACTGATATTACAGGTTTTGGCTTACTAGGGCATTTAATCGAAATGGTACAAGCATCAGGTGTGGCTGTTGAGTTGCAATTGTCAGCAATTCCAGTTTTAGATGGTGCGATCGCGACAACACAGCAAGGAATTTTCAGTTCGCTACATTCCGAGAATTTGCGAGTGTCACGCTATATTTCTCACTTAAATCAGGTAGAGACTCACCCCTGCTATCCTTTACTTTTCGATCCTCAAACATCAGGTGGTCTTTTAGCAACACTTCCGCATCACAAAGCAAATGATTGTCTAGCAGCACTTCAAAAATTAG
- the bioD gene encoding dethiobiotin synthase yields the protein MNALLVTGTDTEAGKTVLTTALAAYWRNRFRNLGIMKPIQSGVGDRELYSQLFSFNQSIAEITPLYFEAPLAPPIAAAKENRDIDLAIVWRTLQLLRTSRDFVLVEALGGLGSPVTSEFTVADLAAEWRLPTVLVVPVRLGAIAAAVANVALARQTRVLLKGIVLNCTQARSPQEIEDLTPPELIQSLTNIPVLGCLPYFADPTDLEKLAQVAAALDLDLTKMNLT from the coding sequence GTGAATGCATTACTAGTTACAGGAACAGATACCGAGGCGGGAAAAACCGTTTTAACAACAGCGTTAGCTGCTTACTGGCGGAATCGTTTCCGTAACTTGGGAATTATGAAGCCGATTCAATCTGGAGTTGGCGATCGCGAACTTTACTCGCAGCTGTTTTCGTTCAATCAATCGATCGCGGAAATTACACCACTTTACTTTGAAGCCCCGCTAGCGCCACCAATCGCCGCCGCGAAGGAAAATCGCGATATCGATTTGGCAATTGTCTGGCGAACGTTACAACTCTTAAGAACATCGCGAGATTTTGTCCTAGTAGAAGCTTTAGGCGGGTTAGGTTCGCCTGTAACTTCCGAGTTTACTGTCGCCGATTTAGCCGCCGAATGGCGCTTACCTACGGTGCTTGTTGTTCCTGTACGTTTAGGTGCGATCGCTGCTGCTGTTGCTAATGTCGCGTTAGCCCGACAAACGCGCGTTTTGCTTAAAGGAATTGTCCTCAATTGCACTCAAGCGCGATCGCCACAAGAAATTGAAGATCTAACTCCTCCCGAATTAATTCAATCGCTCACAAATATTCCTGTTCTAGGTTGCTTACCTTATTTTGCCGATCCTACAGACTTAGAGAAATTAGCACAAGTTGCTGCGGCTTTAGATTTGGATCTAACGAAAATGAACTTAACTTGA
- a CDS encoding M20 family metallopeptidase, with product MVSTSSKPLNIDLSRIRSDIQALQPQLVAWRRKLHQRPELGFQEHLTAEFVAEKLQQWGIEYQTGIAKTGIVAVIRGEERGARSEEEAYTSVLPTVGDKIRDSRLPVLAIRADMDALPIQEENDVPYRSQHDGVMHACGHDGHTAIALGTAYYLSQHRDTFSGTVKIIFQPAEEGPGGAKPMIEAGVLKNPDVDAIIGLHLWNNLPLGTVGVRSGALMAAVETFHCTILGKGGHGAMPHQTVDSIVVAAQIVNGLQTIVARNIDPIESAVVTVGKLHAGTALNVIADTANMSGTVRYFNPKFEGYLAQRIEQIIAGICQSHGATYELNYSQLYPPVINDPGMAEFVRSQAVRVVETPLGIVPECQTMGGEDMSFFLQQVPGCYFFLGAANLSRNLAYPHHHPRFDFDETALGMGVEIFVRCVENFS from the coding sequence ATGGTTTCTACTTCCTCAAAACCTCTTAATATTGATTTATCCCGTATTCGGTCAGATATTCAAGCTTTACAACCGCAATTAGTCGCGTGGCGGCGCAAGTTGCATCAACGCCCAGAACTTGGTTTTCAAGAACACTTGACTGCCGAATTTGTTGCTGAAAAACTGCAACAATGGGGTATTGAGTATCAAACTGGGATTGCTAAAACAGGAATTGTTGCCGTTATTAGGGGCGAGGAGCGAGGAGCGAGGAGCGAGGAAGAAGCTTATACAAGTGTCTTGCCTACGGTAGGCGATAAAATCCGAGATTCAAGATTGCCTGTGTTGGCGATTCGGGCGGATATGGATGCGTTACCGATTCAGGAAGAAAATGATGTACCGTATCGTTCGCAACACGATGGAGTGATGCACGCTTGCGGACACGATGGACATACCGCGATCGCCCTTGGTACAGCTTACTATCTTTCGCAACACCGTGATACATTTAGCGGTACTGTAAAAATTATCTTTCAGCCAGCAGAAGAAGGACCAGGGGGCGCTAAACCGATGATTGAGGCGGGAGTGTTAAAAAACCCCGATGTTGATGCAATTATTGGTTTACATTTATGGAATAATCTGCCTTTGGGTACGGTAGGCGTGCGGAGTGGAGCGCTAATGGCAGCTGTTGAAACGTTTCACTGCACAATTTTGGGTAAAGGCGGACATGGTGCCATGCCGCATCAAACAGTTGATTCTATAGTAGTAGCTGCGCAAATTGTCAATGGTTTGCAAACAATTGTAGCACGAAATATCGATCCGATTGAATCAGCCGTTGTGACTGTCGGCAAACTTCATGCAGGAACAGCACTCAATGTGATTGCGGATACAGCAAACATGAGTGGTACAGTACGATATTTTAACCCGAAGTTTGAAGGGTATCTTGCCCAGCGCATCGAGCAAATTATTGCGGGAATTTGTCAAAGTCATGGCGCAACGTATGAATTGAATTATTCACAACTGTATCCCCCAGTGATTAACGATCCTGGTATGGCAGAATTCGTGCGATCGCAAGCCGTAAGAGTTGTGGAAACGCCGTTAGGAATTGTCCCTGAGTGTCAAACGATGGGAGGCGAAGATATGTCATTCTTTTTGCAGCAAGTTCCTGGGTGCTACTTCTTTTTGGGTGCAGCAAATTTAAGCCGAAACTTAGCGTATCCCCACCACCATCCCCGTTTTGATTTTGATGAAACAGCGTTGGGTATGGGCGTAGAAATTTTTGTGCGTTGTGTGGAAAATTTTAGTTAA
- a CDS encoding Uma2 family endonuclease translates to MQLALKYLVTPDTATLTANTDILLSIPAGKSVLLENVGWQTFEKILSQLGDRRAARLAYDRGILEIMAPLPEHEYYKEAVGDLVKDLADVLDVDYETLGSTTWKRPDLLAGVEPDNCFYFQHESVIRGKLDFDLTQDPPPDLVLEIDITSKSLDRMPIYARLGVPEIWRYDKGQIKIYQLQGEAYVETDTSLAFPKIPVQQIIPFIQQHRASGKKAMRRAFREWVRLQVA, encoded by the coding sequence ATGCAACTTGCCTTAAAATACTTAGTCACTCCAGATACAGCAACTTTAACTGCTAATACTGACATTCTCCTCAGCATACCTGCGGGAAAAAGTGTCTTATTAGAAAACGTTGGCTGGCAGACATTTGAAAAAATACTATCTCAATTGGGAGATCGTCGTGCGGCTCGACTTGCTTATGACCGAGGTATTCTAGAAATTATGGCTCCATTACCCGAACATGAATACTACAAAGAAGCAGTTGGAGATTTAGTTAAAGATCTCGCAGATGTTCTCGATGTTGATTACGAAACACTTGGTTCTACCACTTGGAAGCGCCCAGACTTGCTAGCAGGAGTAGAACCTGATAACTGTTTTTACTTTCAACATGAGTCAGTCATTCGCGGTAAATTAGATTTTGACCTTACTCAAGATCCGCCCCCTGACTTAGTTCTAGAAATTGATATAACAAGCAAGTCTCTCGATCGAATGCCAATTTACGCAAGATTAGGCGTTCCTGAAATTTGGCGTTACGACAAAGGACAAATTAAAATTTACCAACTTCAGGGCGAAGCATATGTCGAAACCGATACAAGTCTAGCCTTTCCTAAGATTCCAGTACAGCAAATTATTCCTTTTATTCAGCAACATCGAGCCTCAGGAAAAAAAGCAATGCGACGCGCGTTTCGAGAATGGGTTAGGCTACAGGTAGCGTAA